One window of Nostoc sp. C052 genomic DNA carries:
- a CDS encoding glycosyltransferase family 4 protein, with product MAKIIVCGQNHIRTPNLPRNSRHTLLQLKSFPTGRYPIEKLWYPLASFLPWQPLWGKYHAIHSFNRIVYTNKPWFLTFEDHRVLYRNPKNKQEAIVYDLLNNRLALDNCQKLIAISDYAKLRFINRIKGWKTEEKLTDKLDVIHPNFTTRVDQPKAYQPDQNLQLVFVGHHIARKGGVVALRLAKKAEKLGLPLTIHIISGLGHGSGVPTDFPDTTKYLEDLKLLNLNNVVFHKYIPNDKVIELLLQSHFQLMATLHDTYGFSIIEGFSVATPVITTNVCALPEFVRHGENGYILELPINEIRHWSDWMYGEKTKSNEYWEILDSTYDYLAEKALEQIIQFLDRTDKQEHYEFLSAGALAQAQIVHNSEKQNELFDNLYAAAV from the coding sequence ATGGCAAAAATTATCGTATGCGGTCAGAACCACATCAGAACTCCTAACTTACCGCGTAATTCTAGGCATACACTACTCCAACTCAAATCTTTTCCTACAGGCAGATATCCGATCGAAAAACTTTGGTATCCTTTAGCAAGCTTTCTGCCTTGGCAACCTTTATGGGGAAAATACCACGCTATTCATTCTTTCAACAGAATTGTATATACAAATAAGCCTTGGTTTCTCACATTTGAAGATCATCGGGTTTTATATAGGAATCCTAAAAATAAACAAGAGGCAATAGTTTATGACTTATTAAACAATCGTTTAGCGCTAGACAATTGTCAAAAACTGATAGCTATATCAGATTATGCAAAGCTGAGATTTATTAACCGGATAAAAGGCTGGAAAACGGAAGAAAAATTAACTGATAAATTGGATGTAATTCATCCAAATTTTACTACTAGAGTCGATCAACCGAAAGCTTATCAACCAGACCAAAATTTACAGCTTGTTTTCGTCGGGCATCACATTGCTAGAAAAGGTGGAGTTGTCGCTTTAAGGCTAGCAAAGAAAGCTGAAAAACTAGGTTTACCTCTTACCATCCATATCATATCAGGACTGGGACATGGTTCAGGAGTACCTACAGATTTCCCCGATACCACCAAATATCTGGAAGATTTAAAGCTACTAAATTTAAATAACGTTGTTTTTCACAAATATATTCCTAATGATAAAGTTATTGAGTTACTATTGCAAAGCCATTTTCAATTAATGGCTACGCTACACGATACTTATGGCTTTAGCATCATCGAAGGATTTTCTGTTGCCACCCCTGTAATTACAACAAATGTATGTGCCTTACCAGAGTTTGTCCGTCACGGTGAAAATGGCTATATTTTAGAATTGCCAATTAATGAAATTAGGCACTGGAGTGATTGGATGTATGGGGAGAAAACCAAAAGTAATGAATATTGGGAAATTCTTGATAGTACTTATGACTATTTAGCAGAGAAAGCATTGGAACAAATCATCCAATTTCTTGATAGAACCGATAAACAAGAACACTATGAATTTTTAAGTGCAGGAGCATTAGCTCAAGCCCAAATTGTGCATAACTCTGAAAAGCAAAATGAGTTATTTGATAATCTCTATGCCGCAGCAGTATGA
- the hpsP gene encoding hormogonium polysaccharide biosynthesis glycosyltransferase HpsP, with the protein MKILQIVPSISLIYGGPSQMVLGLAPALVKEGVEVTILTTDSNGDNGQRPLDVPLNRPIKQDGYEIIYFRCAPFRRYKFSLDLLNWLKRHAHEFDIAHIHALFSPIISAAAIVCRQQKLPYIFRPLGTLDPADLRKKKQLKQLYVAIIERQNLASAAAIHFTSDQEAKISERFGVSTPDLVIPLGVIPPQSRLTNICSQLEIPKDVPLVLFMSRIDPKKGLNLLIPALEKLLGVGYKFHFVLAGTNPQDPDYEQKIISQIQNSPLRSHTTITGFVTGELKVSLLQAADLFVLPSYYENFGIAVAEAMVAGVPVVISDQVHICQQIRDSESGWVGATDVQVLVELLQEALQNPAERQRRGLNAQKYALENFSWDAIAKQTIQAYEKILTNK; encoded by the coding sequence ATGAAAATATTACAAATTGTTCCCTCAATTTCTTTGATTTACGGCGGCCCCAGTCAAATGGTACTAGGGCTAGCGCCAGCATTGGTAAAAGAGGGAGTGGAAGTTACAATTCTGACAACTGATAGTAATGGCGATAATGGTCAAAGACCTCTGGATGTTCCTTTAAATCGCCCAATTAAACAAGATGGCTATGAAATAATTTACTTTCGTTGCGCCCCGTTTCGTCGCTACAAATTTTCCCTAGATTTATTAAACTGGCTAAAACGTCATGCTCACGAGTTTGACATCGCACATATTCATGCTTTATTCTCGCCTATAATTAGTGCTGCTGCTATTGTGTGTCGTCAGCAGAAGCTACCTTATATTTTCCGCCCTTTGGGTACTCTCGATCCGGCTGATTTACGGAAGAAAAAGCAATTAAAACAGCTTTATGTGGCAATTATAGAACGTCAAAATTTAGCTAGTGCCGCAGCAATTCATTTTACCAGCGATCAAGAAGCTAAAATATCAGAACGATTTGGAGTCTCTACGCCAGATTTGGTAATTCCTTTAGGTGTAATTCCCCCGCAATCTCGTCTGACAAATATATGTAGTCAATTAGAAATACCAAAAGACGTACCTTTAGTACTGTTTATGTCACGCATTGACCCAAAAAAGGGGTTAAATTTGTTGATTCCAGCGCTAGAAAAACTATTAGGGGTTGGTTATAAGTTTCATTTTGTCTTAGCTGGGACAAATCCTCAAGATCCAGATTACGAACAAAAGATAATTTCCCAAATTCAAAATTCACCACTGCGATCGCACACTACAATTACGGGCTTTGTCACTGGTGAACTTAAAGTTAGTTTACTACAAGCTGCCGATTTATTTGTCTTGCCTTCCTACTACGAAAATTTTGGGATTGCTGTAGCTGAAGCGATGGTAGCAGGTGTACCCGTAGTCATTTCTGACCAAGTGCATATTTGTCAACAGATACGTGATAGTGAGTCGGGTTGGGTAGGTGCAACAGATGTGCAAGTATTGGTAGAGTTACTGCAAGAAGCTTTGCAAAATCCCGCAGAACGCCAACGACGGGGATTAAACGCCCAAAAATATGCCTTAGAAAATTTTAGCTGGGATGCGATCGCAAAGCAAACAATCCAAGCTTACGAGAAAATTCTGACGAATAAATGA
- the hpsO gene encoding hormogonium polysaccharide biosynthesis glycosyltransferase HpsO: MKILVASHTYIVDLNCEKLRTLSQLEPDIEVTVVVPKRWKPGGVQNRIIETEYRDEGTFKIVPVSNFSQNHQGLLTFGADLISLLKQFRPQIIQVEQGSRALAYTQMIALNQLLGLKAKNLFFTWWNLPYNLKPPIALLEKYNLNHSHGIISGNQDGAEVLRERGYQGAIKVMPQLGVDESLFTPKNQPELAAKFGIEKEDFVVGFVGRFVQEKGLLTLLQALITLKNKPWKLLLLGRGELQSELIKIAAENNIKERFILIESVPHDEVTNYINLMSTLVLPSETTYKFKTLTSVGWKEQFGHVLIEAMACQVPVIGSDSGEIPYVIGDAGLVFPEGDVQALANCLVQLMDQPDFAHNLGEMGYQKAMIKYTNKALAKQQLEFYQELVIGH, translated from the coding sequence ATGAAAATTTTAGTTGCTAGTCATACTTATATCGTAGACCTCAACTGTGAAAAATTACGCACTTTATCTCAATTAGAACCCGATATTGAAGTGACAGTTGTAGTTCCAAAGCGCTGGAAACCAGGTGGCGTCCAAAACAGAATTATTGAAACTGAATACCGTGATGAAGGCACATTTAAAATAGTTCCAGTTTCTAACTTTAGTCAAAATCACCAAGGACTTCTGACCTTTGGTGCTGACTTGATATCTTTATTAAAACAATTTCGTCCCCAAATCATCCAGGTAGAGCAAGGGTCTAGAGCCTTAGCCTATACTCAAATGATTGCCTTAAATCAGCTATTAGGACTGAAGGCAAAAAATTTATTTTTTACCTGGTGGAATCTTCCATATAATCTCAAACCACCAATTGCTTTATTAGAAAAATATAACCTCAATCACAGCCACGGCATTATTTCTGGCAATCAGGATGGCGCAGAAGTTTTGCGAGAACGGGGATATCAAGGAGCAATTAAAGTTATGCCACAACTGGGCGTAGATGAAAGTCTATTTACTCCCAAAAACCAACCAGAGTTGGCAGCTAAATTTGGCATTGAAAAAGAAGATTTTGTGGTGGGTTTTGTTGGACGATTTGTGCAAGAAAAGGGTTTATTGACACTTTTACAAGCCTTAATCACCTTGAAAAATAAACCTTGGAAATTACTCTTGCTGGGTCGGGGAGAGTTGCAAAGTGAATTAATTAAGATAGCAGCAGAAAACAATATTAAAGAACGGTTTATTTTGATAGAAAGTGTTCCTCATGACGAGGTGACAAATTATATCAATTTAATGAGTACTTTAGTATTACCTTCAGAAACAACTTACAAGTTTAAAACCTTAACTTCTGTTGGCTGGAAAGAACAATTTGGTCATGTGCTAATTGAAGCGATGGCTTGCCAAGTACCTGTAATTGGTTCTGATTCTGGTGAAATTCCCTATGTAATTGGCGATGCTGGTTTAGTGTTTCCTGAAGGTGATGTTCAAGCTCTTGCTAATTGCTTAGTTCAATTAATGGATCAACCAGATTTTGCTCATAATCTTGGTGAAATGGGTTATCAAAAAGCAATGATTAAATATACAAATAAAGCTTTGGCTAAACAGCAATTAGAGTTTTATCAAGAGTTGGTCATTGGTCATTAG
- a CDS encoding Uma2 family endonuclease, whose protein sequence is MFSSPLVLQIPSSMQMTDEQFFEFCQVNRDLRIERNKFGEISIMPPTGGTTGNRGGNIFGQLWVWSEQDSTGITFDSSTGFKLSTGANRSPDASWIKLERWNSLSPKQQEKFVPICPDFVVELKSPSDNLQTLKEKMEEYMNEPGIQLGWLIDRKQRKVYIYRPGLPEECLDNPATVGGESVLPGFILNMSKVW, encoded by the coding sequence ATGTTTTCATCTCCTTTGGTTTTGCAAATTCCGTCATCAATGCAAATGACAGACGAACAATTTTTTGAGTTCTGTCAGGTGAATCGTGATTTACGCATTGAGCGAAATAAATTTGGAGAGATATCAATTATGCCGCCTACAGGTGGAACAACAGGCAACCGTGGAGGCAACATCTTTGGGCAACTGTGGGTGTGGTCGGAACAAGATAGTACAGGTATAACTTTTGACTCTAGTACTGGATTTAAACTATCAACAGGTGCAAACAGATCGCCAGATGCTTCTTGGATTAAACTAGAACGGTGGAATTCTCTGTCTCCAAAACAACAAGAAAAGTTTGTACCCATTTGTCCAGATTTTGTAGTCGAACTCAAATCTCCTAGCGACAACCTCCAAACTTTGAAAGAAAAAATGGAGGAATATATGAATGAGCCAGGAATACAGTTAGGCTGGTTGATCGACCGTAAGCAGCGTAAAGTTTATATTTATCGTCCTGGATTGCCAGAGGAATGTTTAGATAATCCTGCGACTGTTGGCGGCGAGTCGGTATTGCCTGGGTTTATTTTGAATATGAGTAAAGTTTGGTAA
- the hpsN gene encoding hormogonium polysaccharide biosynthesis glycosyltransferase HpsN, with protein sequence MNNWPLITVVIPTYGREEALRDSIVDVLKQDYPNFEVLVVDQTPKHQPEIQAYLEEMADAAKIKWLRLDWASLPGARNYAVRRSSGEIILFIDDDVQLTPGLLAAHAKNYLQNPEVGAVAGRVFDRMKLGDSGGDLEIEYLPPEAMDPGIAWYHIDLVHTTKPQQVLTTRGCNMSFRREIFTKYGLRFDERFRGSAVREESDFCLRVRQTGYKIWYDPEAHLVHLGEETGGCHDISMRSLKYQLTFYHNHFLLGLKNLTATQALRLYARLFDCHVLGRPPCHKSGSPIKIATRAIFYTLGFFKALGTVIQSIWNDGQVYSRLDEQV encoded by the coding sequence ATGAATAATTGGCCATTAATTACTGTAGTCATTCCGACTTACGGGCGGGAGGAAGCGCTACGAGATAGCATTGTGGATGTATTAAAACAGGATTATCCCAATTTTGAAGTTTTAGTTGTAGACCAAACTCCAAAGCATCAACCAGAAATTCAAGCCTACCTAGAAGAGATGGCGGATGCAGCTAAAATTAAATGGTTGCGCTTAGATTGGGCGAGTTTGCCAGGGGCGCGAAATTATGCTGTTCGCCGCTCATCTGGTGAAATAATATTATTTATTGATGATGACGTTCAGCTAACCCCTGGATTGTTAGCAGCCCATGCGAAAAATTATTTGCAAAATCCAGAAGTGGGGGCTGTTGCTGGACGGGTATTTGACAGAATGAAATTAGGTGATTCTGGAGGAGATTTAGAGATTGAATATCTGCCTCCCGAAGCTATGGACCCAGGAATTGCCTGGTATCATATTGATTTAGTACATACCACCAAACCCCAGCAAGTTTTGACAACAAGGGGTTGCAATATGTCATTTCGCCGCGAAATCTTTACTAAGTACGGACTAAGGTTTGATGAAAGGTTTCGTGGTAGTGCAGTACGCGAAGAGTCAGATTTTTGTTTGCGGGTGCGACAAACAGGGTATAAAATTTGGTACGACCCAGAAGCCCATTTAGTACATTTAGGCGAAGAAACAGGGGGTTGTCATGATATTAGTATGCGATCGCTCAAATATCAACTCACCTTTTATCACAACCATTTCCTACTAGGGCTGAAAAACCTGACTGCAACTCAAGCTTTACGCCTATACGCCCGTTTATTTGACTGTCACGTTCTAGGACGACCACCTTGCCATAAAAGCGGTTCACCTATCAAAATTGCTACTCGCGCTATTTTCTACACTTTGGGTTTTTTCAAAGCCTTGGGTACTGTCATCCAATCAATATGGAACGATGGTCAAGTTTACAGTCGATTAGATGAACAAGTTTAG
- a CDS encoding peroxiredoxin has translation MVRLGDTVPNFTQASTYGDIDFYEWAGDSWVVLFSHPADFTPVCTTELGTVAKLKPEFDKRNVKAIALSVDNVESHKGWVGDIEETQSTTLNYPILADADRKVSDLYDMIHPNANAAVTVRSVFVIDPNKKLRLTFTYPPSTGRNFDELLRVIDSLQLTDNYSVATPADWKDGEDVVIVPSLKDPEVLKQKFPKGYEEVKPYLRLTPQPNK, from the coding sequence ATGGTTCGTCTAGGTGACACAGTACCAAACTTTACGCAAGCCTCAACATACGGCGACATCGATTTTTACGAATGGGCAGGTGACAGCTGGGTTGTGCTGTTTTCTCACCCTGCTGATTTTACACCTGTTTGTACAACAGAACTCGGCACAGTTGCCAAGCTAAAACCAGAATTTGACAAGCGCAATGTCAAAGCGATCGCACTTAGCGTTGATAACGTTGAATCTCACAAAGGCTGGGTGGGAGACATTGAAGAAACTCAAAGCACCACCCTTAACTACCCAATTTTGGCGGATGCAGATCGCAAAGTTTCCGATCTGTACGACATGATCCACCCCAATGCTAATGCGGCGGTGACAGTGCGATCGGTGTTCGTGATTGACCCTAACAAGAAACTCCGTCTCACTTTCACCTATCCTCCCAGTACGGGACGCAACTTTGATGAACTTTTGCGGGTGATTGATTCTCTGCAATTGACTGATAATTACAGTGTGGCGACACCAGCTGACTGGAAAGATGGAGAGGATGTTGTAATTGTCCCCTCACTGAAAGATCCAGAAGTACTCAAACAGAAATTCCCCAAAGGTTACGAGGAAGTAAAACCCTATCTGCGTCTAACTCCTCAGCCTAACAAGTAA
- the hpsL gene encoding hormogonium polysaccharide biosynthesis protein HpsL, with product MPKSKSKNQKSKKQAVKETPTLSLKEQLAQKRKAAQARKEFISLVTSATFGSAFFGILLFFVGGIKAAVPGVLGIFVISLSYKYPRQALYAFIIYVPIGGTITYYLGNSPILQLAKDAFYVPALIGLWQTCRKQGLPIIIPQGIKIPLYIVFACSLLTLLFINGGQQFNPPRLGLLEKATQEIPLGMGILGLKVFLGYVPLIGCAYYLIRDKRDFLFLSRLQISLILICCVLGFIQYFLLLTGVCKGTRGLEGNALFVTSLEARCYFGGALLYSPEEGVIRLPGTFVAPWQWAWFLISSTFFTFATGFTDPSPIWRLIGLGSLVTVFINAVISGQRIALALVPICFGILLLLTGQLGNLKRFIPIGIGLVLVLGIAMVTNPEVVQQRTESFTGRWEASPPQDFIVQQFEENWKNVDGPLGSGLGRATNSARVMGKTKLVETYYPKVLFEVGIFGVLAFLGLVTSLTIIAFKTYRSIKNRNFRSYGAALWVFILFISYNTYYYPLDVDPVAVYYWFFAGVLFKLPELEKQDKEEADPQQKNKKKRLKTI from the coding sequence ATGCCAAAATCTAAGTCAAAAAATCAAAAATCCAAAAAACAGGCTGTAAAAGAAACTCCTACTCTTAGCCTTAAAGAACAGTTAGCCCAAAAGCGCAAAGCAGCCCAAGCACGTAAAGAATTTATTAGCTTAGTCACCAGCGCTACCTTTGGCAGTGCGTTCTTTGGCATTCTACTTTTTTTTGTAGGTGGAATTAAAGCAGCAGTCCCAGGCGTTTTAGGGATATTCGTCATATCCCTTTCCTACAAATACCCGCGCCAAGCCCTATATGCCTTCATCATTTACGTACCCATTGGGGGTACTATCACCTACTACTTGGGCAATAGTCCCATACTCCAATTAGCTAAAGATGCCTTTTATGTTCCAGCGCTAATTGGACTTTGGCAGACTTGTCGCAAGCAGGGACTACCCATAATTATTCCCCAAGGTATTAAAATCCCACTTTATATAGTCTTTGCTTGCAGTCTGCTAACACTATTGTTTATCAATGGTGGACAGCAGTTTAACCCGCCTAGACTGGGACTATTGGAAAAAGCAACCCAAGAAATACCTTTAGGCATGGGTATTTTGGGACTGAAAGTATTTTTAGGCTATGTCCCCCTGATTGGTTGTGCCTACTATCTAATTCGAGATAAGCGGGATTTTCTATTTTTATCACGCCTCCAGATTTCTCTCATACTGATTTGCTGTGTGCTGGGATTTATTCAATACTTTTTACTACTAACTGGTGTATGTAAAGGCACTAGAGGTCTTGAAGGAAATGCCCTATTTGTCACATCACTAGAAGCTCGGTGTTATTTTGGTGGAGCGCTCTTATATAGTCCCGAAGAAGGGGTTATTCGCTTACCAGGGACATTTGTAGCCCCTTGGCAATGGGCATGGTTCTTAATTTCCAGCACCTTTTTTACCTTTGCCACTGGCTTCACCGATCCCTCCCCAATATGGCGGTTGATTGGTTTAGGTTCTTTAGTGACAGTATTTATCAATGCTGTAATCTCTGGACAGAGAATTGCCTTAGCTTTAGTACCAATCTGCTTTGGGATTTTGTTATTACTCACCGGACAACTTGGCAACCTGAAACGATTTATCCCCATAGGCATAGGATTGGTTCTAGTTCTGGGAATAGCAATGGTGACTAACCCTGAAGTCGTGCAACAGAGAACCGAGAGTTTTACAGGTAGATGGGAAGCTTCACCACCTCAAGATTTCATCGTCCAGCAATTTGAAGAGAATTGGAAAAACGTAGACGGCCCCTTGGGAAGTGGTTTAGGTCGAGCAACTAACTCTGCCCGAGTAATGGGTAAAACTAAGCTCGTAGAAACCTATTACCCCAAAGTACTTTTTGAAGTTGGAATTTTTGGAGTACTAGCCTTTCTGGGTTTGGTAACAAGTTTAACCATTATTGCCTTTAAAACCTATCGCTCCATAAAAAACCGTAATTTCCGCAGTTACGGAGCAGCTTTGTGGGTGTTTATATTGTTTATTAGCTACAACACCTACTACTATCCTTTGGATGTCGATCCGGTTGCTGTTTATTATTGGTTTTTTGCGGGAGTTCTTTTTAAATTGCCAGAACTGGAGAAACAAGATAAAGAAGAGGCCGATCCTCAGCAAAAAAACAAGAAAAAACGTCTCAAAACAATTTAA
- a CDS encoding glycosyltransferase family 2 protein, with the protein MLVFVIPLKSPQVSNSWERVTQSFERCIKSICNQTSTDFHAIVVCHEQPKIEFNHPQITYITVDFPSPNETNPIARGDTDKGRKILKGLMYAHQFSPTHTMAVDADDCISKNLAAFIKQHPNSNGWFIDKGYKYKEGSKYIYIKRKDFYSMCGTSNILRYDLNFLPENAEYNRGYGYYKYYIDHGKIKGVLESKDKPIEQLPFPGAVYIVETGENLFYGSMKLNFNIFDRKSLTQSIKDEFGLYIL; encoded by the coding sequence ATGCTAGTTTTTGTTATCCCACTTAAAAGTCCACAAGTTTCCAATTCTTGGGAGCGTGTCACCCAATCCTTTGAAAGATGCATCAAATCAATTTGTAATCAAACCTCTACTGATTTTCACGCTATTGTCGTTTGCCATGAACAGCCAAAAATAGAATTTAATCATCCCCAGATTACTTACATTACAGTTGATTTTCCTTCTCCCAACGAGACAAACCCTATAGCTAGAGGAGACACAGATAAAGGGCGAAAAATCTTGAAGGGATTAATGTATGCTCATCAATTTTCTCCAACTCATACTATGGCAGTTGATGCAGATGATTGCATCAGCAAAAACTTAGCCGCATTTATTAAGCAACATCCTAACTCTAATGGATGGTTTATCGACAAGGGTTATAAATATAAAGAAGGTAGTAAATATATATATATTAAAAGAAAAGATTTTTATTCAATGTGTGGTACATCCAATATTCTCCGATATGACTTAAATTTCTTACCAGAAAATGCAGAATATAATCGGGGTTATGGATACTATAAATATTATATAGACCACGGTAAAATCAAAGGCGTATTAGAAAGCAAAGATAAACCTATTGAACAATTACCATTTCCGGGAGCAGTTTACATTGTAGAAACAGGAGAAAATCTTTTTTACGGTTCAATGAAGTTAAACTTTAATATTTTTGATCGAAAATCTCTAACTCAATCAATTAAAGATGAATTTGGCTTGTACATACTATAG
- the glmM gene encoding phosphoglucosamine mutase, with amino-acid sequence MVSSITRTSGIPGGSASEAEGLVKGIESSFGQNLIPLPANPLFGTDGIRGRVGELLSAPLALQVGFWTGIVLRNHATQVGPVILGQDSRNSSDMLAMALSAGLTAAGLEVWYLGLCPTPCIAYLTSITDAIGGVMISASHNPPEDNGIKIFGANGGKLSQTLQAEIEAGLRGKISPITRVSNCGRHYSRFELVGHYSEALKNPLNGSLNLQGMKIVLDLAWGAAVGLAPSVFTEMGAEVICLHNEADGDRINVNCGSTHLDILAATVQEHNADIGFAFDGDADRVLAVDNTGRQVNGDYILYLWGRHLQQNQQLPDNLIVSTVMANLGFEKAWQQIGGNLIRTAVGDQYVQAEMQRTGGMLGGEQSGHILCRHYAVTGDGLLTALHIAALVREAGVSLSELVDQSFQTYPQLLRNVRVVDRDRRLGWQDCQPLQQAIALAEAAMGDSGRILVRASGTEPVIRVMVEAANADLANHWTNELVSQVQQHI; translated from the coding sequence ATGGTTTCATCTATAACTCGAACATCAGGCATTCCTGGGGGTTCTGCTTCCGAAGCTGAGGGATTGGTCAAAGGGATTGAGAGCAGTTTTGGACAGAATTTAATCCCACTACCAGCAAATCCTTTATTTGGCACAGATGGGATTCGCGGACGAGTGGGAGAATTATTGAGTGCGCCCCTAGCATTACAAGTTGGTTTTTGGACGGGGATTGTTTTACGTAACCATGCGACTCAAGTAGGGCCAGTCATCCTCGGACAGGACTCTAGAAACTCCAGCGATATGCTGGCAATGGCTTTGAGTGCAGGGTTAACAGCAGCAGGGTTAGAAGTTTGGTATTTGGGGTTATGTCCCACTCCTTGCATTGCCTATCTTACCAGCATTACTGATGCCATCGGTGGAGTGATGATTTCTGCCAGCCACAATCCCCCAGAAGATAATGGGATTAAGATTTTTGGTGCTAATGGTGGGAAGTTATCGCAAACATTGCAGGCAGAAATAGAAGCGGGACTGCGTGGCAAGATATCACCTATTACTAGAGTCAGTAATTGTGGGCGGCATTACTCACGTTTTGAGTTAGTGGGACATTATAGCGAGGCGTTGAAAAACCCCTTAAACGGTTCCCTAAATCTTCAGGGAATGAAGATTGTTTTAGACTTGGCATGGGGAGCAGCAGTTGGGTTAGCACCATCAGTTTTTACAGAAATGGGGGCAGAGGTAATCTGCCTGCATAACGAAGCAGATGGCGATCGCATTAATGTTAACTGTGGTTCCACACACCTAGATATTCTGGCAGCAACAGTACAAGAACACAACGCCGACATCGGCTTTGCCTTCGATGGCGACGCCGATCGCGTCTTAGCAGTAGACAATACAGGCAGGCAAGTTAACGGCGATTACATTCTCTACCTGTGGGGACGGCACTTGCAACAAAACCAACAATTGCCAGACAATCTGATTGTATCTACAGTCATGGCCAACTTAGGCTTTGAAAAAGCTTGGCAGCAAATTGGTGGTAATTTAATTCGTACCGCAGTTGGCGACCAATACGTGCAAGCCGAAATGCAGCGCACTGGGGGAATGCTAGGTGGTGAACAATCAGGTCATATTCTTTGCCGTCACTATGCTGTAACTGGGGATGGCTTATTAACAGCATTACACATAGCAGCTTTGGTGAGAGAGGCTGGCGTTTCCTTAAGCGAATTAGTAGATCAAAGCTTCCAAACCTATCCCCAATTGTTGCGGAACGTGCGAGTCGTCGATCGCGATCGCCGCTTAGGATGGCAAGATTGCCAACCTCTGCAACAAGCGATCGCACTTGCTGAAGCTGCAATGGGAGATTCCGGCAGAATTTTGGTTCGTGCCTCTGGCACAGAACCAGTGATCAGAGTTATGGTAGAAGCTGCAAATGCCGACCTTGCAAACCACTGGACAAATGAATTAGTTTCGCAAGTCCAGCAACACATATAG